One segment of Brassica napus cultivar Da-Ae chromosome C3, Da-Ae, whole genome shotgun sequence DNA contains the following:
- the LOC125583602 gene encoding uncharacterized protein LOC125583602, with translation MDEDGFSQCPKHFSKCGFIGVCPFCLHERLSSLCPDCATDIPCSCSSRADVCFSPSSSSSSSSFTLFAGDITFSFPGSGSVGRVASLIECEPAFRRSKSMAVPIKPDTVDDSGSGIEPARGLSKKTVSFWRMLMGNRGGDTKPAIMRKSRSVAVVGDMKYPPATGKGKGWSFPSPSKVFRQSKMIFQQSSPLHRG, from the coding sequence atggacgAAGATGGTTTTTCGCAATGTCCCAAACACTTTTCAAAATGCGGTTTTATTGGCGTTTGCCCTTTCTGTCTCCACGAACGACTCTCTTCCCTTTGCCCTGACTGTGCTACCGATATACCATGCTCCTGTAGCTCACGCGCCGACGTGTGTTTCTCTCCGtcgtcttcttcgtcttcctcttCGTTCACCCTCTTTGCCGGAGACATTACTTTTAGTTTCCCTGGGAGCGGGTCCGTAGGTCGAGTCGCGAGTTTGATCGAATGCGAACCGGCGTTTCGGAGATCAAAATCGATGGCGGTTCCGATTAAACCGGATACAGTTGACGATTCCGGGTCGGGTATTGAACCGGCTCGTGGGCTGAGTAAGAAAACGGTGTCGTTTTGGAGGATGTTAATGGGAAACAGAGGAGGAGATACGAAGCCGGCGATCATGAGGAAGTCGAGATCTGTTGCGGTCGTGGGAGATATGAAATACCCTCCGGCGACGGGAAAAGGGAAGGGGTGGAGTTTTCCGAGCCCGAGTAAGGTTTTTCGGCAATCGAAGATGATATTTCAACAAAGCTCTCCATTGCACAGAGGTTGA
- the LOC111203781 gene encoding uncharacterized protein LOC111203781 codes for MTVPASCPLCSSGQESHSHLFFTCPFSTAVWSHYVGWMSSAPPASLASVLTIIGRSHIVSCLGAATVVKLLMQSIVYMLWRERNHRIFRQSSSSVAAVINAVESLPPPRDGSVSYLQLYLSSRSLFPP; via the coding sequence ATGACAGTTCCAGCGTCCTGTCCCTTATGCTCCTCGGGTCAAGAATCTCATTCTCACCTGTTCTTCACGTGCCCTTTCTCTACAGCAGTTTGGTCTCATTATGTCGGATGGATGTCCTCAGCTCCTCCTGCTTCCCTTGCTTCAGTTTTGACTATCATAGGCCGGTCTCACATAGTTTCATGCCTTGGTGCAGCAACTGTGGTGAAACTCTTGATGCAGTCCATTGTTTATATGCTGTGGAGAGAAAGAAACCATCGTATCTTCAGGCAATCATCCTCCTCTGTAGCTGCAGTCATCAACGCGGTCGAATCTCTTCCACCACCTCGGGACGGCTCAGTCTCTTACCTGCAGCTCTACCTATCCTCCCGCTCCTTGTTTCCGCCTTAG
- the LOC106386758 gene encoding putative methylesterase 13, chloroplastic, which yields MGNSFTCISHEEERRPTKSSAGRGKGGSKTRKYMRRLSLSCSGSSSTSSSKKGVNKPKKKIRERHHQDHHGHDKNSHIIQEETLAATNLLFNQTPRNSNYVVPPNFRQSTSSSGGSGPVSAVQSPKKSTCGFVRTSSSRRKSSVNPVIKPNQVPDKELKKVEVSETKRCVLVHGGGFGAWCWYRTITLLEKHGFQVDAVDLTGSGISSTDTNTITSLDHYSKPLLHFLESLKPNEKVILVGHDFGGACMSYAMEMFPTKISKAVFISAVMLANGQSTLDLFNQPLGSNDLMQQAHIFLYANGKKNPPTAVDYDRSLLRDFIFDKSPPKDLALSSVSMRPFPFAPIVEKLHVSEKNYGSIRRFYIKTMEDCAIPVPLQDVMIKLNPPEQVFQLKGADHAPFFSRPQSLNRILVEIAKLPFKKSS from the exons atgggGAACTCGTTCACATGCATCTCGCACGAGGAAGAACGACGTCCCACAAAATCCTCGGCCGGCCGTGGCAAAGGAGGAAGTAAAACCAGAAAATACATGCGTCGCCTATCGCTCTCCTGCTCTGGCTCATCCTCCACTTCATCTTCCAAGAAAGGtgtaaacaaaccaaaaaagaaGATAAGAGAGAGACATCATCAAGATCACCATGGACACGATAAAAACTCTCATATTATTCAGGAGGAAACTTTGGCAGCCACTAATCTCCTCTTCAACCAAACCCCTCGTAACAGCAACTATGTTGTTCCTCCTAATTTCAGACAGTCCACCAGCTCAAGCGGCGGTTCAGGACCTGTCTCAGCCGTCCAGAGTCCCAAGAAATCGACTTGTGGATTCGTAAGAACCTCTAGCTCTAGGCGAAAGTCTAGTGTCAATCCAGTGATCAAGCCTAACCAGGTCCCAGACAAG GAGCTGAAGAAGGTGGAAGTTTCAGAGACGAAGAGGTGTGTGCTAGTTCATGGTGGAGGATTTGGGGCTTGGTGTTGGTACAGAACCATAACTCTCTTAGAGAAACATGGTTTCCAAGTAGATGCTGTTGACTTGACCGGTTCAGGTATTAGCTCTACTGACACCAATACCATCACAAGCCTCGATCATTACTCCAAGCCTCTCCTCCACTTTCTGGAATCCCTCAAACCCAACGAGAAG GTAATTTTGGTGGGGCATGATTTTGGAGGGGCTTGTATGTCTTATGCGATGGAAATGTTTCCTACTAAAATCTCCAAAGCTGTTTTTATCTCTGCTGTTATGTTGGCCAATGGTCAAAGCACTCTCGATCTCTTTAATCAACCG CTGGGATCAAATGATCTGATGCAACAAGCTCATATATTTCTGTACGCCAACGGCAAAAAGAACCCTCCAACTGCCGTTGACTACGACAGATCTTTGCTTAGAGATTTTATCTTTGATAAGAGCCCACCAAAG GACCTCGCATTGTCATCGGTATCCATGAGACCGTTTCCGTTCGCGCCAATTGTTGAAAAACTTCACGTGTCGGAGAAAAACTACGGCTCTATTCGACGGTTCTACATAAAAACTATGGAGGATTGTGCCATACCGGTTCCTCTTCAGGACGTGATGATAAAATTGAACCCACCTGAACAAGTTTTTCAGCTCAAAGGAGCCGATCATGCACCGTTCTTTTCTCGGCCTCAGTCCTTGAACCGAATCCTCGTCGAGATAGCTAAACTACCATTTAAAAAATCATCGTGA